One region of Mucilaginibacter gotjawali genomic DNA includes:
- a CDS encoding alpha/beta hydrolase-fold protein: MLNIHLFLAGNFNNWNPADSAWQLHPVGEGLFELKRELPKGVYQFKVTKGTWQSVECTAEGKPVENRSLILAGDTAINLDIAGWQDDFAKAEKKHTAGRQVHIISDKFDMPQLGRQRRVWIYLPAGYSYSKKKYPVIYMHDGQNLFDEYTSGYGEWGVDEILDKIPDAKQSVIVGIDHGGDYRITEYDPYDSKYGKGRGDDYIRFIVQTLKPYIDKHYHVKKGAAYTTIAGSSMGGLISMFAALKYPDVFGNAGIFSPAFWIAPEIYTYAQNTILPASSRFYFVCGDAESDSMVTDMQKMAGIIRLKVKNSGSAPVIIIKGASHNEKQWNGDFPGFYSWLMGSPKARKSGSPEE; this comes from the coding sequence GTGTTAAACATACACTTATTTTTGGCGGGCAATTTTAACAACTGGAATCCGGCAGATTCTGCCTGGCAATTACACCCGGTTGGAGAGGGCTTATTTGAGCTGAAACGGGAACTGCCGAAAGGGGTTTACCAGTTTAAAGTAACCAAAGGAACCTGGCAATCGGTTGAGTGTACTGCAGAAGGAAAGCCTGTTGAAAACCGCAGCCTCATCCTCGCCGGAGATACTGCCATCAACCTGGATATTGCCGGCTGGCAGGATGATTTTGCGAAGGCTGAAAAAAAACATACGGCAGGCCGGCAGGTGCACATCATCAGCGATAAATTTGATATGCCGCAGCTGGGGCGTCAACGCCGGGTGTGGATCTATCTTCCGGCGGGGTACTCATATTCAAAAAAGAAATACCCCGTAATTTACATGCACGACGGGCAAAACCTGTTTGATGAATATACATCGGGCTACGGAGAATGGGGGGTTGATGAAATACTGGATAAAATCCCCGATGCAAAACAATCTGTTATAGTGGGTATTGACCATGGCGGCGATTACAGGATCACTGAATATGACCCCTATGATTCAAAATATGGCAAGGGCAGGGGTGACGATTATATCCGTTTTATTGTACAAACGCTTAAGCCCTATATCGATAAACATTATCATGTAAAAAAAGGCGCGGCGTACACAACCATCGCAGGCAGTTCGATGGGTGGTTTAATATCGATGTTTGCCGCCCTTAAATATCCGGATGTATTTGGCAATGCAGGCATCTTTTCGCCTGCATTTTGGATTGCGCCTGAAATTTATACTTACGCCCAAAATACAATATTGCCCGCTTCGTCGCGGTTTTATTTTGTTTGCGGGGATGCCGAAAGTGATAGTATGGTAACTGATATGCAAAAAATGGCGGGCATCATCCGGTTAAAAGTTAAAAACAGCGGCAGCGCGCCGGTTATCATCATAAAAGGCGCCAGCCATAACGAAAAACAATGGAACGGCGATTTCCCCGGATTTTATAGCTGGCTGATGGGAAGTCCGAAAGCCCGGAAGTCCGGAAGTCCGGAAGAGTAA
- a CDS encoding peptidase domain-containing ABC transporter, which yields MAFPFYKQYDGMDCGPTCLRMIAKHYGRNYKQQTLTKLCEINREGVSLLGISDAAEKIGFRSLGVKLNAEQLKEAELPCILHWRQHHFVILYKIKNHKYYLADPADGLVTLSENDFARSWLGDKEKQEGIALLLSPTPQFYEQEDEKGSEVRWSFLFRYLVTYRKLVVQLLFGLGIGSLLQLITPFLTQSVVDIGINTRNLNFVYIILIAQIALIIGRVSVEFIRSWILLHISTRINISILTDFLIKLMKLPMSFFDTKMTGDIMQRMNDQKNIQNFLTGSTLTTIFSMFNLVVFSFVLAYYNLGVFVVFAVSSTLYIAWIILFLNRRRALNYKSFEVSSRNQSSIIQLIGGMQEIKLNNCEQQKRWEWEHIQARLFKFNVKTLALSQYQQGGATFINEGKNILITFLSAEAVISGNLTLGAMVAVQYIVGQLSSPIEQMLGFIQGFQDAKISLERLNEIHQMQDEEPVDKEWNHVIPENKSLSLNNLTFQYPGAGNEPVLEGISLEIPQGKTTAIVGMSGSGKTTILKLLLRFYEPQKGEIKVGDQQINHIGFKTWRSQCGVVMQDGFIFSESIERNIAVGDEYPDRAKLRHAIKVANIQDFIDGLPLGLNTKIGAEGNGISQGQRQRMLIARAVYKNPEYLFFDEATNALDANNERVIMNNLQEFFYGRTVVIVAHRLSTVSNADNIILLDKGRIIEQGTHHELTALKGDYYQLVKNQLELGM from the coding sequence ATGGCTTTCCCTTTTTACAAACAATATGACGGAATGGACTGCGGGCCCACCTGCCTGCGGATGATAGCCAAGCATTACGGGCGCAACTATAAGCAGCAAACGCTTACCAAACTTTGTGAAATAAACCGTGAAGGCGTGTCCCTTTTAGGGATCAGCGATGCCGCCGAAAAAATCGGCTTCCGGTCGTTAGGCGTAAAGCTGAATGCCGAACAATTAAAAGAGGCTGAACTGCCCTGCATACTGCACTGGCGGCAGCACCATTTCGTAATCCTGTACAAAATAAAAAACCATAAATATTACCTGGCCGACCCTGCCGACGGTTTGGTAACCCTCAGCGAAAACGATTTTGCCCGAAGCTGGCTGGGCGATAAAGAAAAGCAGGAAGGGATAGCGCTGCTTTTATCGCCTACGCCCCAGTTTTACGAGCAGGAAGACGAAAAAGGCTCCGAAGTTCGGTGGTCGTTTTTATTCAGGTACCTGGTTACCTACCGTAAGCTGGTGGTGCAATTGCTGTTTGGCCTTGGTATCGGCAGTTTGCTGCAGCTCATCACCCCTTTTTTAACACAATCGGTGGTTGATATCGGCATCAATACCCGCAACCTTAATTTTGTTTACATAATCCTCATCGCACAGATCGCTCTGATCATCGGGCGGGTAAGTGTGGAGTTTATCCGGTCGTGGATCTTGCTGCATATAAGCACCCGGATCAATATATCTATCCTCACCGATTTTTTGATCAAGCTGATGAAACTGCCCATGAGCTTCTTCGACACCAAAATGACCGGCGATATTATGCAGCGCATGAACGACCAAAAAAACATTCAGAATTTTTTAACCGGCTCCACGCTAACTACTATATTTTCCATGTTCAACCTGGTTGTATTTTCGTTTGTGCTAGCCTATTATAATTTGGGGGTGTTTGTTGTATTTGCAGTAAGCAGCACATTGTATATTGCATGGATCATCCTTTTTTTAAACCGGCGCCGGGCGCTCAACTATAAAAGCTTTGAGGTTTCATCAAGAAACCAAAGCAGCATTATCCAACTCATAGGCGGGATGCAGGAAATAAAGCTCAACAATTGCGAGCAGCAAAAGCGCTGGGAATGGGAGCATATCCAGGCGCGTTTATTTAAATTCAACGTAAAAACCCTCGCACTTAGCCAATACCAGCAGGGCGGCGCCACATTTATCAATGAGGGAAAAAATATACTGATCACTTTTTTAAGCGCAGAAGCCGTTATTAGCGGCAACCTTACCCTTGGCGCTATGGTGGCGGTGCAATACATTGTAGGGCAGCTGAGCAGTCCCATTGAGCAGATGCTGGGCTTTATACAGGGTTTCCAGGATGCCAAGATCAGCCTTGAACGTTTAAACGAGATCCACCAGATGCAGGATGAAGAGCCGGTTGATAAAGAATGGAACCATGTAATACCTGAAAATAAAAGTCTGTCGCTTAATAATCTTACTTTCCAATATCCCGGCGCCGGTAACGAACCCGTTCTGGAAGGGATCAGCCTCGAGATCCCCCAGGGTAAAACAACTGCTATTGTTGGGATGAGCGGCAGCGGTAAAACCACCATCCTTAAGTTGCTGCTCCGGTTTTATGAACCGCAAAAGGGCGAAATTAAAGTGGGCGACCAGCAGATCAACCATATTGGTTTTAAAACCTGGAGAAGCCAGTGTGGTGTAGTGATGCAGGATGGTTTTATTTTTTCAGAAAGCATTGAACGCAATATTGCCGTTGGTGATGAATATCCCGACAGGGCAAAACTGAGGCATGCTATTAAAGTAGCCAACATACAGGATTTTATTGACGGGCTGCCGCTGGGCCTCAACACCAAAATAGGCGCCGAAGGTAATGGCATAAGCCAGGGCCAGCGCCAGCGCATGCTGATTGCACGCGCCGTTTATAAAAACCCGGAATACCTGTTTTTTGACGAAGCTACCAACGCCCTGGATGCCAATAATGAACGGGTGATTATGAATAACCTGCAGGAATTTTTTTATGGGCGAACGGTAGTAATTGTGGCACACCGGCTAAGCACCGTAAGCAATGCCGACAATATCATATTGCTGGATAAGGGCAGGATAATTGAGCAGGGCACCCACCACGAGTTAACTGCCCTGAAAGGCGATTATTACCAGCTGGTAAAAAATCAGCTGGAACTGGGGATGTGA
- a CDS encoding carboxypeptidase-like regulatory domain-containing protein: MKINPLFLIFWFTSVGISAYAQTDTAFLTQAHTLLEKQSAAFPVEKVYLQTDKSNYDVFDTVWYKAYTVIGRQHQLSAFSGVLYTELINVKDSVVSRQILHLISGAAWGDVVLTGSIKQGDYRLRAYTNWMRNAGPDYFFIKKIHIGGYDAPPVVKQIVQPGPDVQFFPEGGELVNGLRCKVAVKSIATNGLGRDINGTIVDNEGNVIVDFGTQHLGMGVFAFTPQSGKTYLARIKTGIGETAFEVDLPKAKAAGFTLGINNSRPDSIFLKVAANEALFQQKQHSVFYVIAQSGGKIYYTAQSTLEDQVFTAAIDKKRFPTGIVQFTLFAGDGEPLNERSAFIENNDTLQLKLNNPFKTFAPGQKVTLNLDVKNPAGQPVMGAFSAAVTNESMLLGDEASDLEIFSSLLLTSELKGYVEKPGYYFTNTNDQTRADLDVLLLTQGYQRFEWKQIWSNTPAQIAYQPETTLDLAGSIKTYAGKPVPYAKISLIAAKDNFITDTITNAEGNFIFKNPELPDSARVLLSAKKTTNNNNVNISINKPGYAPVIKEKQATYINTITVELPAAIKPDSIQKRQQQIADLRSRRMLKEVTIKGHKVFKREKPDMSTSANLNGPGNADKVIMGDDLMDFPYLSQSLVGQYNGIGEMALIVDGNIVPAMNIDDLNPKNIYSIEVLASRHLKGIYGDGYINKHGALVITTRKGGDKSYLKMPPAPGTLRYIYNGFYKAHEFYSPKYDSPQSKALATDLRGTIFWSPNIITGNDGKTTLNYYNGGTKGTYRVVIEGINDDGNLGRLVYRYKVE, encoded by the coding sequence ATGAAAATAAATCCCTTGTTTTTGATTTTTTGGTTTACATCAGTTGGCATTTCTGCGTATGCCCAAACAGATACCGCATTTCTAACCCAAGCCCATACCCTGCTCGAAAAGCAGTCGGCTGCCTTCCCTGTAGAAAAAGTTTACCTGCAAACCGATAAAAGCAATTATGATGTATTCGATACTGTTTGGTACAAAGCCTACACGGTTATAGGCCGACAACACCAATTGTCGGCGTTTAGCGGGGTGCTATATACAGAACTGATCAATGTTAAAGATTCGGTGGTTTCCCGGCAGATCCTGCATTTAATATCCGGCGCGGCCTGGGGCGATGTAGTATTAACCGGGTCCATTAAACAGGGCGACTACCGGCTCCGCGCCTATACCAACTGGATGCGCAATGCAGGTCCTGACTATTTTTTTATAAAGAAGATCCATATCGGCGGCTATGATGCCCCGCCGGTTGTTAAACAAATCGTTCAGCCCGGTCCTGATGTTCAGTTCTTCCCCGAAGGCGGCGAACTGGTCAACGGCCTGCGCTGCAAGGTAGCGGTCAAATCCATTGCCACAAACGGCCTGGGGCGGGATATTAACGGAACGATTGTAGATAATGAAGGCAATGTGATCGTTGATTTCGGCACGCAGCACCTGGGTATGGGCGTTTTTGCCTTTACCCCGCAAAGCGGCAAAACCTATTTGGCAAGGATAAAAACAGGAATCGGCGAAACTGCTTTTGAGGTTGACCTCCCCAAAGCAAAGGCAGCAGGTTTTACCCTCGGTATCAATAACAGCCGGCCCGACAGTATTTTTTTAAAAGTAGCCGCCAACGAAGCTTTGTTTCAGCAAAAACAGCACAGTGTTTTTTATGTGATCGCCCAATCGGGTGGTAAGATCTACTATACCGCTCAAAGCACGCTGGAGGACCAGGTTTTTACCGCCGCTATTGATAAAAAACGTTTCCCGACAGGCATTGTGCAGTTTACCCTGTTTGCCGGCGATGGCGAGCCTTTAAACGAACGCTCCGCATTTATTGAAAATAACGATACCCTGCAGCTTAAACTCAATAACCCGTTTAAAACTTTTGCGCCCGGGCAAAAAGTGACGCTTAACCTGGATGTGAAAAACCCGGCCGGCCAGCCGGTAATGGGGGCCTTTTCGGCAGCGGTAACCAATGAAAGTATGTTGCTGGGCGATGAGGCATCAGATCTCGAGATCTTCAGCAGCCTGTTGCTCACTTCAGAGTTAAAAGGTTATGTAGAAAAGCCCGGCTATTATTTCACCAATACCAATGACCAAACCCGCGCCGACCTAGATGTATTGCTGCTAACCCAGGGTTACCAGCGTTTTGAATGGAAACAGATATGGAGCAATACCCCTGCGCAGATTGCTTATCAACCCGAAACGACGCTCGACCTTGCCGGCAGCATCAAAACCTATGCGGGCAAGCCCGTACCTTATGCCAAAATCTCACTCATCGCCGCAAAAGATAATTTTATAACGGATACCATTACCAATGCGGAGGGCAATTTCATTTTTAAAAACCCAGAATTGCCCGATTCAGCCAGAGTGCTGCTGAGCGCTAAAAAGACCACCAACAACAATAATGTAAACATCAGTATCAACAAGCCGGGGTACGCGCCGGTGATAAAGGAAAAGCAGGCCACCTACATTAATACAATAACTGTTGAACTTCCTGCGGCAATAAAGCCTGATAGTATTCAAAAACGTCAGCAGCAAATCGCTGATCTCCGCAGCAGGCGGATGCTGAAAGAAGTAACCATTAAAGGTCATAAAGTATTTAAACGTGAAAAGCCGGATATGAGCACCTCTGCTAATTTGAACGGGCCAGGCAATGCTGACAAGGTAATTATGGGGGACGACTTAATGGATTTCCCCTATCTTTCACAGAGCCTGGTTGGCCAATATAACGGTATAGGGGAAATGGCCTTAATCGTAGATGGAAATATTGTGCCGGCTATGAATATAGATGATTTGAATCCGAAAAATATTTACAGTATCGAAGTCCTGGCAAGTCGTCATTTGAAAGGAATTTATGGGGACGGCTATATTAATAAACATGGGGCTTTAGTGATCACCACCAGGAAAGGCGGTGATAAAAGTTATTTAAAAATGCCGCCGGCGCCTGGTACGTTAAGATATATTTATAACGGCTTTTACAAAGCGCACGAATTTTACTCCCCTAAATATGACAGCCCGCAAAGCAAGGCCCTGGCAACTGACTTGCGCGGCACCATTTTCTGGAGCCCCAATATCATTACCGGTAATGATGGTAAAACCACCCTAAATTATTATAACGGGGGCACTAAGGGCACTTACCGGGTGGTGATAGAAGGTATAAATGATGACGGCAATTTGGGGAGGCTGGTTTACCGGTATAAAGTGGAGTAG
- a CDS encoding bacteriocin-like protein, translating into MLNLNKLSRAEMKQIKGGYRQTCSPPTLITVCCITQTWIQEGNTGYILYGTSCQCQTTVPAGCWTV; encoded by the coding sequence ATGTTAAATTTAAACAAACTCAGCAGAGCTGAGATGAAACAAATTAAAGGTGGTTACAGACAAACATGTAGTCCGCCAACCCTTATAACGGTTTGTTGCATTACCCAAACATGGATCCAAGAAGGAAATACCGGGTATATTCTTTATGGGACATCTTGCCAATGTCAGACAACTGTTCCGGCCGGATGTTGGACGGTTTAG
- a CDS encoding HlyD family secretion protein: protein MPSIYTDPDIRVRHTDDMQDIITAVPSWLLRWGITVFFGILVLIIGLAALVKYPDIVNATLKIDSPDSPKPIVSKISGKLVKLLVTENQTVTGGQSLAYLESTANHQKVLTLLTNLKELQQQMLENSAKNSIYFNEADNTQFGELQSAYQVFYQEYLAYRSSVNNGFLVKKKVYLQKDLDFLSKQQKQLNAEKTIQQKDFELAADEYHMHKKLEEERVETPAELRQEESKYLAKKSALLQTESAIITGDNNYAAKQSDVTELDNQMQEEKAKFLQALNSLISTAEDWKSKYVLTAAQPGKLIFAGIIQVNQVLTPGQEIFYLDPGNEGYFGEMAITQSNMGKVKEGQQVLVKLRSYPFEEYGMIKGRIKYISEVPYKDSVFISKVDFKAGGATDMHRPIHLKQGMMADAEIITQDATIMQRITRTFFKILDKK, encoded by the coding sequence ATGCCATCAATTTATACCGATCCGGATATCCGGGTAAGACATACGGATGATATGCAGGATATTATTACTGCGGTACCATCATGGCTGCTGCGTTGGGGTATCACTGTTTTTTTTGGGATCCTGGTTTTGATCATCGGCCTGGCCGCATTGGTTAAATATCCCGATATCGTAAATGCCACATTAAAAATCGATTCGCCTGATTCGCCCAAACCCATTGTATCAAAAATTTCGGGTAAACTGGTTAAATTGCTGGTAACAGAAAATCAAACTGTTACCGGAGGGCAATCGCTGGCTTACCTGGAAAGTACCGCCAATCATCAAAAGGTATTAACCCTGTTAACTAACTTAAAGGAACTGCAACAGCAAATGCTTGAAAATAGCGCTAAAAATAGCATCTATTTTAATGAAGCGGATAATACCCAATTTGGCGAATTGCAGTCGGCCTACCAGGTTTTTTACCAGGAGTATTTAGCGTACCGGTCATCCGTCAATAATGGTTTCCTGGTAAAAAAGAAAGTTTACCTGCAAAAAGACCTTGATTTCCTGAGTAAACAACAAAAACAGCTGAATGCCGAAAAAACCATCCAGCAAAAGGATTTTGAACTTGCGGCAGACGAATATCATATGCATAAAAAACTGGAAGAGGAAAGAGTGGAAACCCCGGCCGAGCTGCGGCAGGAAGAAAGCAAGTATCTGGCAAAAAAATCAGCCTTACTGCAAACCGAATCAGCCATAATAACCGGAGACAATAATTATGCAGCCAAACAAAGCGATGTAACTGAACTGGATAATCAAATGCAGGAGGAAAAAGCAAAGTTTTTACAGGCGCTGAATAGCCTGATCAGTACGGCGGAAGATTGGAAAAGCAAATATGTGCTGACTGCGGCGCAGCCGGGCAAACTGATCTTTGCCGGAATTATCCAGGTAAACCAGGTTTTAACGCCCGGCCAGGAAATTTTTTATTTAGACCCGGGCAATGAAGGTTATTTTGGCGAAATGGCTATCACCCAAAGCAATATGGGTAAAGTGAAAGAAGGGCAGCAGGTCCTGGTAAAACTAAGGAGTTACCCGTTTGAAGAATACGGCATGATAAAGGGCCGGATAAAATACATTTCGGAGGTACCTTACAAAGACAGCGTATTTATTTCAAAGGTCGATTTTAAGGCTGGCGGCGCCACAGATATGCACAGGCCCATCCATTTAAAACAAGGCATGATGGCCGATGCCGAAATAATAACACAGGATGCAACCATTATGCAGCGCATCACCCGTACCTTTTTTAAAATACTGGATAAAAAATGA
- a CDS encoding cysteine peptidase family C39 domain-containing protein has translation MISIFKIQNAQAVVNRLLKSLSINVDNSEIGNELEKHPDYPSLLAISDVLTNFNIRNSAFRIEADKLDEVPCPFIAHTNFEAGTFVVVDKMDGQNVIVSNEKWNRHKLSAEEFSKMFAGVVLVAERAPGAAPAKTFASLMAGIKTPAITVGVALVFLAALIFHTNYIATASWQSLALTVFKTAGLVTSVLLLIQSIDSNNPLIQVLCKTQGKTNCNAILSSKAAKVFDGLSWSEVGFFYFAGTWALLLFGGGSAAIWQVLALLNFVSLPYTVYSIYYQARVAKQWCTLCCIVQALLWLEFIVLITTFSKPSLPGRVWEGLTTMFICLVSPVILWLIVKPLLLKLQQLQPLKDQLRRFKYNTELFNKLLGEQPKYAQPDEEWCIVLGNPQAGNIITMVSNPYCPPCSQTHKLLDELLEQRSDLQARIVFTANNTENDIKTPISRHLVALNEFPDKEMVKKALNDWYEQKQKNYESWAKAYPVALNGVEYHKIDKQNAWCKLAEVAATPTLLLNGYKLPDLYQLPDLKYMLE, from the coding sequence ATGATCTCCATCTTTAAAATTCAAAACGCGCAGGCGGTAGTCAACCGGCTGCTCAAAAGTTTATCAATTAACGTGGATAACAGTGAAATTGGCAATGAGCTGGAAAAGCATCCGGATTACCCCAGCCTGCTGGCCATTAGTGATGTGCTCACTAATTTCAACATCCGGAATTCAGCTTTCAGGATAGAAGCGGATAAACTGGATGAGGTTCCCTGCCCGTTTATAGCGCATACAAATTTTGAAGCGGGCACCTTTGTGGTGGTGGATAAAATGGACGGGCAAAATGTGATCGTTTCCAACGAGAAATGGAACAGGCATAAATTAAGCGCTGAGGAGTTTTCAAAAATGTTTGCGGGCGTGGTTTTAGTGGCCGAACGTGCGCCGGGTGCGGCGCCTGCCAAAACCTTTGCAAGCCTGATGGCCGGCATCAAAACGCCCGCAATTACCGTTGGTGTTGCATTGGTATTTTTAGCGGCGCTTATTTTTCATACCAATTATATAGCCACTGCCAGCTGGCAAAGCCTGGCGCTAACCGTTTTTAAAACCGCCGGGCTGGTTACTTCTGTGTTATTGCTCATCCAATCTATCGATAGCAATAACCCCCTTATACAGGTGCTTTGTAAAACGCAGGGCAAAACCAATTGCAATGCCATCCTTTCGTCAAAGGCGGCAAAGGTATTTGATGGGCTGAGCTGGAGCGAGGTAGGCTTTTTTTATTTCGCAGGCACATGGGCCCTGCTTTTGTTTGGCGGCGGTTCAGCCGCCATATGGCAGGTGCTGGCCCTGTTAAATTTTGTCAGCCTGCCCTATACGGTTTATTCCATTTATTACCAGGCGCGCGTAGCCAAACAATGGTGCACCTTATGCTGTATCGTACAAGCTTTGCTCTGGCTGGAGTTTATTGTTTTAATAACAACATTTTCAAAGCCCTCCCTGCCGGGGAGGGTTTGGGAGGGGCTTACCACCATGTTTATTTGCCTGGTATCCCCGGTCATTTTATGGCTGATCGTAAAACCGTTATTGTTAAAATTGCAGCAATTACAACCGCTTAAAGACCAGCTGCGCAGGTTTAAATATAATACCGAACTGTTTAATAAATTACTGGGCGAACAACCAAAATACGCCCAGCCCGATGAAGAATGGTGCATTGTTTTGGGCAATCCGCAGGCCGGCAACATCATTACCATGGTAAGCAACCCCTATTGCCCCCCATGCTCCCAAACGCATAAGTTGTTGGATGAATTGCTTGAACAGCGCAGCGACCTGCAGGCACGGATAGTTTTTACCGCCAACAATACAGAAAACGATATAAAAACCCCCATCAGCCGCCACCTGGTAGCCCTAAATGAATTTCCGGATAAAGAAATGGTAAAAAAAGCGCTTAACGACTGGTACGAACAAAAACAAAAAAATTACGAATCATGGGCCAAAGCCTACCCGGTAGCTTTAAACGGCGTTGAATACCACAAAATTGATAAACAGAATGCCTGGTGTAAATTAGCTGAAGTGGCCGCCACGCCTACCCTGTTGCTTAACGGGTATAAACTGCCGGACCTTTACCAATTACCCGACCTAAAATATATGCTTGAATAG
- a CDS encoding carboxypeptidase-like regulatory domain-containing protein, giving the protein MANPDVQFFPEGGELVNGLRGKVAVKSIAPNGMGRDINGTIVDNEGNVIVDFATQHLGMGAFAFTPQSGKTYLARIKTGIGETAFEVDLPKAKAAGFTMGINNSRPDSIFLKVAANEALFQQKQHSAFYVIAQSGGNIYYTAQSTLEDQVFTAAIDKKRFPTGIVQFTLFAGDGEPLNERSAFIENNDTLQLKIDNPVKTFAPGQKVTLNLDVKNPAGQPVMGAFSAAVTNESMLLGDEASDLEIFSSLLLTSDLKGYVEKPGYYFTNTNDQTRADLDVLLLTQGYQRFEWKPIWSNTPAQIAYQPETTLDLAGSIKTYAGKPVPYAKISLIAAKDNYITDTVTNAEGNFIFKNPELPDSARVLLSAKKTNNNNNVNISINKPGYAPVIKEKQAIYINTITAELPAMVKPDSIQKRRQQIADLRSRRMLKEVTVKGHTVFKRVEPDLSNSTNLNGAGHADQIIMSEDLIGCVKLSDCLTFTLRGGISIRNGKAINPHTHGMHQSPIMAVSIDGAISNNVNLDDIDPNIVHSVEVLSSVSTYSVYGYDIGGGVLVITTKHGGKDYATTEPAPGNLTYIYNGFYKAHEFYSPKYDSPQSKSLAADLRGTIFWSPDIITGNDGKTTLNYYNGGTKGTYRVVIEGINDDGNLGRLVYRYKVE; this is encoded by the coding sequence TTGGCCAACCCCGATGTGCAGTTCTTCCCCGAAGGCGGCGAACTGGTCAACGGCCTGCGCGGCAAGGTAGCGGTCAAATCCATCGCGCCAAACGGCATGGGGCGGGATATTAACGGAACGATTGTAGATAATGAAGGCAACGTCATTGTTGATTTTGCTACGCAGCACCTCGGTATGGGGGCATTCGCCTTTACCCCGCAAAGCGGCAAAACCTATTTGGCAAGGATAAAAACAGGCATCGGCGAAACTGCTTTTGAGGTTGACCTCCCCAAAGCAAAGGCAGCAGGTTTTACAATGGGCATCAATAACAGCCGGCCCGACAGCATTTTTTTGAAGGTAGCCGCCAACGAAGCTTTGTTTCAGCAAAAACAGCACAGCGCATTTTATGTGATCGCCCAATCGGGTGGTAATATCTACTATACCGCTCAAAGCACGCTGGAGGACCAGGTTTTTACCGCCGCAATTGATAAAAAACGTTTCCCGACAGGCATTGTGCAGTTTACCCTGTTTGCCGGCGATGGTGAGCCTTTAAACGAACGCTCGGCTTTTATTGAAAATAACGATACCCTGCAGCTTAAAATCGATAACCCGGTTAAAACTTTTGCGCCCGGGCAAAAAGTAACACTTAACCTGGATGTGAAAAACCCGGCCGGCCAGCCGGTAATGGGCGCCTTTTCGGCAGCGGTAACCAATGAAAGCATGTTGCTGGGCGATGAGGCATCAGATCTCGAGATCTTCAGCAGCCTGTTGCTCACTTCAGATTTAAAAGGTTATGTAGAAAAGCCCGGCTATTATTTCACCAATACCAATGACCAAACCCGCGCCGACCTGGATGTATTGCTGCTAACCCAGGGTTACCAGCGTTTTGAATGGAAACCGATATGGAGCAATACCCCTGCGCAGATTGCTTATCAACCCGAAACGACGCTTGACCTGGCCGGCAGCATCAAAACCTATGCGGGCAAGCCCGTACCTTATGCCAAAATCTCACTCATCGCCGCAAAAGATAATTATATAACGGACACCGTTACGAATGCGGAGGGCAATTTCATTTTTAAAAATCCAGAATTGCCCGATTCAGCCAGAGTGCTGCTGAGCGCTAAAAAGACCAACAACAACAATAATGTAAACATCAGTATCAACAAGCCGGGGTACGCGCCGGTGATAAAGGAAAAGCAGGCGATCTACATTAATACAATAACTGCTGAACTACCTGCAATGGTAAAGCCGGACAGTATTCAAAAACGCCGGCAGCAAATTGCTGATCTCCGCAGCCGGCGCATGCTGAAAGAGGTAACTGTTAAAGGTCATACGGTTTTTAAACGAGTTGAACCTGATCTTTCTAACTCAACCAACCTGAACGGCGCTGGACATGCCGACCAAATCATTATGTCGGAAGACTTGATTGGCTGTGTCAAACTATCTGACTGCCTGACATTCACACTGAGAGGGGGAATATCTATTAGAAACGGGAAAGCCATAAACCCTCACACTCATGGTATGCATCAAAGTCCTATTATGGCTGTGTCTATAGATGGCGCAATAAGTAACAATGTCAACCTGGATGATATCGATCCAAATATTGTACACAGTGTTGAAGTTTTATCAAGCGTTTCAACCTATTCTGTTTACGGTTATGATATTGGCGGCGGAGTTTTAGTGATCACTACCAAGCATGGTGGTAAAGATTACGCCACAACGGAGCCGGCGCCCGGCAACTTAACGTATATTTATAACGGCTTTTACAAAGCGCACGAATTTTACTCCCCCAAATATGACAGTCCGCAAAGCAAGTCCCTGGCAGCTGACTTGCGCGGTACTATTTTCTGGAGCCCTGATATCATTACCGGTAACGATGGTAAAACCACCCTAAATTATTATAACGGGGGCACCAAAGGCACCTACCGGGTGGTGATAGAAGGTATAAATGATGACGGCAATTTGGGGAGGCTGGTTTACCGGTATAAAGTGGAGTAA